The window ttggttttgaGGATAGAATGACAGCAGTCCAACTGCTTCCACTTAAACAAGTTTAAAGATTCTTTTCTACCATTGGATTGAAGAGTTAGAAATTCGTCACACATATTTGGACGTAATAGATAAAGTCATAATATGTTAGTTATACTTATAGATAGTACTATATATTGTACGCGTTAAAGTACAAGTGCTCATAAGCTTATGTTAAGTGGCTTCCAGAGTTTTCATTTGTCAATTTTTACTGCACAAACTTCTTCTTATTCCCACACGACCAAGGTTGCTAACTTAATATTTATCTGGAAATTAACCTTTTTGGGTGAAATATGGATCCGATCTGTAACGAAATTAGAAGGAGTTTACTTCTATACACTAATTATACATAAATGATTTTATACTATTAAGCCGCTTAGTAAAAAATTATCACAAGTAATTGTCTAAATAAGTGGAACGGATATAACCTCGAAAAATAAATCAAACCCTCtgctataaaaattaaataatactAATAGGGTATAAGAATATTTAGACTACTGTTATATGTAAGTGAAATTATAATTAGAAGTACTACTCATCATGTCAAAGACTTTAACTATGGTGATAATTTCTTTTCTCATCTTGCTGAGATTCAATCCTCTAATATCATAGTTAACGAGTTTGTTAATTTTCATTGTGTTTCTATCTCATTTGGAATTCATGATTTACATTGATAAGTCACTAAAGGAAGTAAAGCGCTCTCTCTGAACTCTTACGTGGTTTGCTATTTTCAATAACTCGAATTCACGATCTTAAATTAAATGCGGAAGGATTTTAACTATTCCACCACCCTTCTTGAGGGTTATTTGGATACTTTTTTGAATAATTAAGCAACAAGtattattcataaaagaatgtggCTCTTGATCTGAAATTAAAAAAGCAAAATTAATTGAATATGAAGCACAGTTGACAAAGTGTGAAATATATGAAGAAAATGGACGTCATGCTTGATGGTGTTTATTTCTAATGCATGTGCTAAACGAGCTGACTTCTCTAGGCCAACTCAGACTATAAAGTCTTTATGTCATTCTCCATCTCTAGACACGTAATGAAATGGTAGTTAGTGAAGTAGGAAATATGCATCTGTCACACTTATGGTAGCAACTCACAAAGTCTAAGAAAAAAGCAGTATGATGCACAAAAAATTCCGGCGTTGGCAGGATTTGGAAAAGAGCGGACCCAGAATTTTGACGCAGCGGGGACACTAATGACGTGCAACTCTTTAAAAACTTAATAATTATGATAAGATATTAGTAAAATAGTATAAACTTCAACATTGGAAGGAAGAGAATGTCTTTAGAATGGGGAAAAGATTTGATTTGGccccgctttttttttttttgtgcgtgttgggtggggggggggggggggttggttaAGGGAGGACtaaagaattaaaaaaagaaagaaaaaaaaaagtatgtggGCTTATTGATTTATTTGTAGAGAATCTACAAAACAAATTCAACAAAAAGTAGAAACTAAACTGCTATAGCCAGACTCGAACCCAAGTTTCAACATAAGGGGCCCAACAACCAATTGCACCAAAGTAGTGGATATATCTCAGGGGGGCTTTTAAATATACATACGGTTTTTACTGtgtatacaccatatatatacaatgttttTCTGAGGTTAGAGGTGGCACGTGAACCCCTCCTAATAGGGTGGGTCTGCCTCTGCTTCAAGGGGTGTTATGTAGACAGCGTATCCTAATGCAAGTATTAGTTGCTGCTTCCACGACTCGAATCCGTGACCTCTAAGTCACACAGAGATCTATAAGTCTGCATCCTTTATATTGAGAGATCCTTTTGCAGATGGTTTTAACTTGTAGTATTTAAGCTTGTAAATACTAGTTTAAGAGCCTTATGGGTTTATTTTTGGCGAAAGCATATCTACAGCAACCTGGGGCGAATCTACATGAACGAACCCCCTTCATCAGAAAAGTACACTGTGTATAGagtcaaatttttattttatttgtataTATTAAATGTTGTACCCCATCCCCTTCACACAAATCAAAAGCTTAGCTCAATGGTAAAGAAGGTTCAAATTTACGTGTTGCATGCAAGTTTGATGCCCACTAGCAacaatttatttaatttttgaacCCTCTCGGCAAATATTCTGCCTCCGCCACTGACAACAGCAACGACTTATGTTATCGATCATCAGGATTCTCGGGAAGTGGATAAATTCTCTTTGTCCACAACCTAGATATCCTCAATCAGAAGATGCAGAGCGTTTCATCTTTTGTAAGCCTAgtgtaagagcccgtttggattggcttataagttagcttataagctgttttcagtttttttgagtgtttggctggccagcttaaagtcattttatgcttaaaataagctcaaaaaaataattggacccatttgacttagtttatctaaagcagcttataagctgaaaacagcttataagccaaaaaaaataagttggactaccccaatttatttttttcagcttataagctgcaaacagctttaagctgtaagccaatccaaacgggctctaaatatgGAGAACTTGGATTTTCCAACACCCATAATGGGTgtatttatacattattatatagGGTTTAGGAGTAGGACATGGGTGGTCCGACCCAATAATTATTCCAACATTATGTAACCGCGACATGATAACTTAGTTCCTGACTTATGTGTAATTTACTCAGTCATATCAAAACCtaattaaaaaggaaaaatttTCAATGTAGAATTATATTTGGTAAACCAAACAAGAGAGGTACGTATTTTCCAAGTTAGACTCACTGTTAATAGTCACTCTTGACTTTTCCTGTGGGACGTATAATTCAAACAATAACAATGGGGTACTTTTAGTCGCTGAATGAGAAATAGAACCAAACAAGTCTGCTATTTATTGAAATTATGGCATATAGAACGACATTTGCCAAATTTATTGAAATATTTAAAAGAATCTTCTATGTATAAGACTGCATTTGTCTATGTATGCGTAgttatacacacatacatatacatacatagacATACTTTTTTTCACTGAGAGTAAAGAAATTTTGCACAGTTATTGTGCATTTCAACTCGTTATATATAATGTCggtgtaaataattttttacactaTAAGGTAATCCAAAGAATATTTACAGGTAAGCTTTTTTAAAATGTGGATTTGAAAATGACCTGatgatataaaaattatttaattacACTGATAGTGTATATTACTTAGCTCTATATAACAGGTAACTTGCTTTATTATGTCTAGTAAATTAACTGATAATAGAAGAGTGTATATTCTATTTTAGAAATGGTAGTTAGTTCACAACAAACAGCTTTTAGTTAACCCCATTTGTATATACTCTAAATTTGTTAGAATGTCGGCTAACCTAAACTCACAGCTCGTCGTGGGGTTTTCACATTCGAAAAGTCAGATATTTGTAAACTCAACTAGTTGTAATAGTAGTGGAAATGGGAGATCGGGGATTAGAATTATAATCTAGTGGTTGTGCTTCAATATACACAACTTAGAGTTCGATGTGAGTTTTTAATCCCACCTAAATACTCGTAATATCTACAATCAGAGTGTACAGTGTACACTCTCGATTTCTTACGCTTATTAGTATAACAATTTGTTTACAATATCAGTATAATTTAATATGTTACTTATCATGTATTCTATGTTAGTAATTAAATAgagtttcttcaatttttttttttgaattggcCTGATTATATAAGTATTTTTTACAACATCAGTTATTAATTTAACACATTACAAATGTTATTTAACATTTGTTCTAGGTTACCAAATCAAATTACCTGCAAGTTTCTTTTAATTAAGTGACATAAttgtataaatatttcttaaaccaAAAGTGCATGGATGTAGTTTACACTTACCATGATAAATGATCACAATTTAAGTAATATATATTGACGGTGTAAAAATTTTTTACAAATCACTTGTAAGAATCCTTATGATAATCATTTGGTAACCTAATAAAAATGATACACTAACTAAAATGGTTATGTGAAAAAAAGATCTTTATGCTTTcaaaatatataacttaaattcttgaaaaaaaaaagagttttttaTGACGACATTTTCTTATTTATGACGTCGTCTCCTCccccagccccccccccccccccccccaacctctTTCATTCTTTTTCCTTTATTTGCGTGAGCTTATAAATGCATCCCTTGTTCACTCCAAGTTAACACATTCCATCCCAAATATTCCTCCCTTTCACATTTCTAGCACGTAAAAAATGGAGTACTCCAGTGACATTACTGCCACCACCATAACTTCTTCACCATTATCTTCTCGATCTGTATCgccatcatcttcttcttctcctcctaaCTCTCCATCTCCGCCACAAGTAGCTGTGGTTGTCAGCCCTTGTGCGGCCTGCAAAATATTGCGGCGGAGGTGCGCTGAGAAATGTGTGTTGGCTCCTTATTTTCCTCCCAATGATCCAATCAAGTTCACTACTGCTCATCGTGTCTTTGGTGCCAGCAATATTATCAAGTTCTTGCAGGTATATTATACTTCTAGCACACTCACTTTCTGGCGATCTATCGCTAAATAACTTGTAGTTAACAATATATTTTGATAATTTGTCTCTATTCAGTCGCTAAATAGGATTAGTTACAAATTTTTCTGTTTAACTACATTAATTTGTCCGTCACCCATTTTTGTTTTTCTAGCAGCTAATGTTAGGTTAAGTTCCCACTTATAGCTTTGCAATTCAAACGGATGTCATGACTTTTAACTCATGTCAGCGTACACGAACATCAGTATCATGCGCAGTTAATTTCATTATAAATTTAGCTTATTATATATACAGACAGTGaattatcatttttattttattaatgtaATTTAACTTGTCATAGCAAGTCATTCAACATTGGTCTTATGTTTCAGGTCACTAATTTCACTTCTTATAAGCAATTATGCATCTTTATATTTAGGTTACCTAATAATGTAAATAGATTTTACACTGTCAGCGTATAAAGGTTAAAATCACTGATTATATTTAACGCAATAATATCAATGTACACTAGATTTTCTAAGGAACTTGAGAAAAACTTGATGATATATACAACAACTTATTGGTTCTAATTAGCATGGTCGGGTTGAATTCGTCGACAACCAATTTGGTGGTAGAATTTAAGATTTTAAAGTAGATTCTACTTCTAGTTTTAGATGCGTTTTGAAAAGTCAAAGAGTCCTAGGCTAATAGATTGTTCAAACAGTCATAAAACATACtcactctgtttcaatttgtttgaacctatttcttttttagtccgtgccaaaatgaatgatctttttcctaatttgaaaaaaaattcactttatgaatgatttacagccacacaaattttcaagacttattttgaaccacaagtttaaaaaaaaaaattccctttATGCCCAGTTAAataagttcatataaattgaaacggaagaaGTAATACTCATATAGAAATACCAATATTAATTGTCCTTAGTAGTGTGGAAAGGGCATTCATTTTTCAAGCTTACATGCTTTTCAAATGCTTTGCATACTATTCTTTTCCATGTGGCTGCGGTTTCAATTTTATTTTGTCATAACGTCTTTTCCTTGTTTTCATCTCCATTACTATTCTTTTCCCTTGTTTTCATCTCCATTACTATTCTTTTCCATGTGGCTGCGGTTTCAATTTTATTTTGTCGTCCATTGACTTTCCTTAGTTTTGAATAAAACATATTATGGTTTATTGGTACCAACTACTCATGGCCTGCTGTACATGTCAAAATAATCAAAACCATCTTTTCTATCTTACACACTTAAATTCCACCTGTTAGCTATTAGGTTTGACGAATGATTTTGACTATTACACTAGAAAATCATGAGGATTTATCTTATATCattgtaaattttttttttttactcaattAGTGCAATACAACATGTTGTGCATGAGAAGGTGATTTGCCTAATTATCCAAGTCATTGATTTCACTAATAATGTTAGTTACCTTTAATAAAGTGACCTACTAGTTATGTTCCTCGGACTTTTCAAAAATGATGTTGTACCCGTGTCGGATCCAAAAAAGAtgtactacttttggaggattAATCGACACACACTCTTTGACATTTTTTAAGAGTCCAAGCAACATACCTGATAGTGCAAATGTTTTATGTTGTCATCAGTTTATAGAAGTTAGACGCAAATCATTAAACATAACTAACCATACCTTATTTGGTTAATTTTGATTAGGAACTACCAGAATTTCAAAGAGCAGACGCAGTGAGTAGTATGGTGTACGAAGCAAACGCTAGACTGAGGGATCCTGTCTATGGTTCTGCGGGAGCAATATGTCAACTACAAAAGCAAGTTAATGAGCTCCAAGTACAATTGGCAAAGGCACAAGCCGAGATTGTCAACATGCAATGCGAACAAGCTAACCTTATGACCCTTATTTGCATGGAAATGACACAATCTCCTCAAACATCACCACAACAATCCTTGGACAATTTCACTAATAATATACCACAATATGGAAGCACACAAAGCAACATGAGCTACCTAGATGAGAGTAATTTTGGATCTTTATTGGAGACTCTTTGGACATGATTAATGGAACATGCATGTTCATCTGATTTAATAAGTCATGATCTCTCTATATTGTCAAAATAGAGGGGTCTAATTTTAACTCCTAGAGGATTTTCACCAAGTTAATGTTATGGGGAGAATGAAAAGGTTTACCCAAATAAAATTGATGTAACTTAATGATTTTAGTGGAAGGAAAACTAAAATGTAATATAGTATGAACCAAACCTTGAAAGATTTGAGTCTAAGATAATTTTGTTTATTTTCCTAATGATTTAGAAAGAGCAAATGAAGTTGATGGGCCTTGCTCCCGCCATAGTTTCTTGTGTCTGCTAGTCTATTCCTAATGCAAACTATATAAGTCAAACGTTTTGGTCACCTGATAATTTTATTATCGAACATAAATTAAGCTGATGTTTCAAGTGGGTAAATACTTACCGCATCGGATGTTTATACCGTCATATGAATTTATTATAGTTTAGTAATTTAATGCGGTGAAAGTGTATATTAATTGATCATGGTTAAGTATCAAAAATATATGTGCAAACACATATCATGTATtcattgacttggtataaataacAAACAAGGTAAGATCTTTTTGTTGCAAGTGACCACTAAGGATTGTGGTGGATGCTCATCCAATTCCATCATTAAGGTCTAGATGTTTCAGGTATTAAAGTCTAGAGGTTTCAGGTTGGAGCTTTGAGAATAAGAAACTTTTTGACAGGACAATCAGATTTAAACCCTGGATGATAAAAGAAAAAATGTTCCATCATCCATGTGAATTGCATTTCAATTGAAACCTTTGACCCTCCAGTCTTTGGCATCCCTTTCCACACATGAAATGCTCACTCATCAATTAACCAACAATATGTCTTGTCCCCAGCGGAAGGGGTGTCGAAAAACATAGACTATAGACATGTTGCCATAGACTATAAACATGTTGCCACCAAGGTTCGAATCTGTGACCTTAATAAAATTTTGCAACCCCTAAACAGTTGCACTAAACTTTAAACTTGTGTCAATGAATGTCAACATTAGTATACATACTTATAAAATCAAAATTCATCTATCTATACAATATAATTATCCGGCGGAAGGGGTGTCGATTGACACCCCTCGGGCAagggtagctccgcccctgcttgTCACATACAACCTGCATGCACATTTGCAAAGCCATTTCTTCTTAATTATGGAAATTATTTTTCTTGCTCTTAATTTTTATAGGACTTATCATgtattataatttttttcttaagTTTTCTTAGGCCCGATTATAGcttgaagtaagaaaaagaatatAGTTACCTATAATTCCACACTATTATTTAGTGACCTTAACCTGTACCACACAACAAAAGCATTTTTGTAAAGGATCCGGCCATTCCtattaaaaaaatttgaaaacttCGCATGACTCATATAACGTTTGATTTTCAGTATGATCATATACGACATGGCTTAATCAGAGTTTaacaaaaatacccttaaaagTAGACAATTCCTAGATAACGAATAATACACCTTATAATAACCATGCATTGCTATTCAACACATAATAACCCCCACATTATCCACTATTTCTTTTTTGAATTCTTGCTTCATTGTCAATAGGATTATTGACGGTCAAAAATTTATTTAAATTGATTGATATCTAATATTTAGGACTTTCAACAATAAGACACCGTCTTAAAAAACATGTCACTTTCTACTTGCAAAAGCAGAAAATTAAAGACTATGTCAAGCTTTATTATACATTGTTTAAAGCATCTGCTTAGCTTCAGCTTTAACTTTCTAGGCATCTATATTATCACTTCCTCCATCCCAATTTGATTGAAGGTTGACCAGTTTGGGGTATCAAACAGTTCTTTCTATGACCGCGATTTtctcaaatatgtaaattttcttATAAAATACTCAAAAAATTTATATTTAAAGTTAAGTCAAAGAAAAAGTTATTTGACTCACTAAACTGGTCAACTTTCAaacaaattgggatggagggagtactggTTTTAGCTAAAAATTTCGATACTTGAATAATTAGGCGATGGTCCAATGAATTTTCTTTTCTAAATTAATATAAATTAAGATGTTAAAATAATTATGCGATAGTTCATAGATTTTTTAAGCTAAAAGTATTTCATGTCATTCAGCTACAGATAGAAAAAGAATTATGGACTATCGTATaaagcctttaaaaaaaaaaaaacttgagaaAAAACaataatacaaagaaagcctacaaAACCTTTAATTCATTGATTCAAAAAATTCCTAAAAATCCAATAAAAGCAAAAGGTGTTTGTAGAAGAAACTACCAGTTTCGTCCGCTTCCCAAATGCATCACTCGTTAAACATTAACATGAAAATTTTCTCTTGGAGAAATAAGCAATGCACAGCAACAAAATACTGGCTAGTTCAGAATTTAAACGTGTGAATTTTGAAATGAAAGAATAGActtttaatcaatttatatcCTTTTTTAACAAAAGAAAGAGTAATTATGgttctcaatatatatatatttaagtctATTTATAattactttttacatatataaaTAGGATTAAtcaaatatttcttctttaattaaTCATACCATAGACAGATATAGTCTTATAGCGTCATGTTCATCTAAAAAGTCACATGTCCGACGCAATAATTTGTAGGGCAGAAATCATAACTTTTAAATATGTTTAATATGCTAATCTTAAATATTGAACCCATAAAGTTATATTTCTGAATCCGCCTTTGAATAATACCTAATGTTTGTCTTAACATTTAAGTTAGCCGGTATTACcttattgctttttttttttcatgtattAAATGATAACAAAAGAAGATTAAAATGTTATTCCCATCCGCTAAATTTGCTCCTTatgagaatgattttatgataacAAAAGAAGATTAAAATGTTATTCCCATCCGCTAAATTTGCTCCTTATGAGAATGATTTTATCTCGCTCCTCAATCTGATTCTGTTTCCGATCGTGATCATGTACTCCCCCGGTGTGGATTGATCCTTAATTTGGCAAACTGCAACTGTCGGCAATGTGACTGGTTACTTTGTGCTCTCTCCTTTTTCAATGGGACAAGAAACAAAACAGTTCCATATTTTCCTCACCAAACTTTTCCATATTTTCTACTTCTCTACATGACTTGTTGAGAGGAAAAGCTAATTATTCTTGACTAATAACTTGGCGGCAAACATATAAGATCGATCGTACCTCCTTTTTTGTTGGAGCGCAGACATACAAGGTCTAGGTCAATATTTGAGACTCTTGTATCAATATATATTGACATTGAGTTATCTATACGTTCGTTTAAGAATTTTTTATACTAGCAGGTCACTGTTACATGTTGTAacagat is drawn from Lycium barbarum isolate Lr01 chromosome 8, ASM1917538v2, whole genome shotgun sequence and contains these coding sequences:
- the LOC132605933 gene encoding LOB domain-containing protein 1-like, which produces MEYSSDITATTITSSPLSSRSVSPSSSSSPPNSPSPPQVAVVVSPCAACKILRRRCAEKCVLAPYFPPNDPIKFTTAHRVFGASNIIKFLQELPEFQRADAVSSMVYEANARLRDPVYGSAGAICQLQKQVNELQVQLAKAQAEIVNMQCEQANLMTLICMEMTQSPQTSPQQSLDNFTNNIPQYGSTQSNMSYLDESNFGSLLETLWT